The Plodia interpunctella isolate USDA-ARS_2022_Savannah chromosome 8, ilPloInte3.2, whole genome shotgun sequence genome window below encodes:
- the LOC128671822 gene encoding GILT-like protein 1, with translation MASKIIVAAACLLSLANAELQVVNGKIKITTGTGAFCGDTVQFISQHLGPAYEQYGEFLELEFIPWGRATLNEDGSVTCTWGTNDCWANRLHRCAIDMLKGDQDAQMRYMYCEFTQRPAWLLGSYACAEQVRLNLIAVDYCVNNPNLDTLDADAAAAIAPAMAADAINFVPAIVFNDQIDAALHNEARQRLVSMICFALAEIPDTNVTGCSI, from the coding sequence ATGGCTTCCAAGATTATTGTTGCCGCGGCTTGCCTTTTATCTTTGGCAAATGCTGAATTACAAGTCGTAAAtggaaaaatcaaaataacaacTGGAACGGGAGCATTCTGTGGTGACACCGTTCAGTTTATATCACAACATTTGGGACCAGCATATGAACAATATGGAGAGTTTTTGGAACTGGAGTTTATTCCTTGGGGAAGAGCTACGTTGAATGAGGATGGATCAGTTACTTGTACCTGGGGAACCAATGACTGTTGGGCCAACCGTCTTCACAGGTGTGCTATTGATATGTTAAAAGGCGATCAAGATGCTCAAATGAGGTATATGTATTGTGAGTTTACACAGCGTCCAGCGTGGCTACTCGGAAGTTACGCTTGTGCTGAACAAGTTCGTTTAAATCTTATTGCTGTAGATTACTGTGTGAACAACCCTAATCTGGACACGCTAGATGCAGATGCAGCTGCAGCTATAGCCCCGGCGATGGCAGCTGACGCGATCAACTTTGTGCCAGCGATTGTGTTTAATGACCAAATAGATGCCGCTTTACATAATGAAGCTAGACAGCGGCTTGTGAGTATGATCTGCTTCGCGTTGGCTGAAATACCTGACACTAACGTAACTGGGTGTTCTATATAA